AAGCGGACTGGTGAAGATGGTGCCGATGGTATTTTATTTGTACAAGCCTCAAATACAGCAGATGCCAAGATGAGAGTATTTAATGCAGACGGAACGGAGGCATCTATGTGCGGAAACGGGCTCCGCTGTGTCGGGCGTTATGTATCTGAGAAGCTGGGTAAGGATGAATTAATCATTGAAACGATGAAGGCTGACCTCGCGGTGAAGAGGGAGCCGGAAATCTATCAGGATATTCCAACATTCAGAGTGGAAATTTCTCCTGTGCTAAAATCAACGAAAGCTCTCCCGATGAATACGGAAAAGGATGAAATCATTCAAGAGCGATTGCCATTCTTGGATGATGAGCTTATCTTTACGACTTTATCTGTGCCCAATCCGCATCTTGTATCGATTGTCAGCCAGGAAGTCCTCGCATCGGACAAGCAGGAGAAAATCGCAAAGTATGTGAACGGTGAGAATGAATGGTTCCCGGATGGCGTGAACGTGAGCTTTATAAATGTGATGAGTGACAAAGATATCTTTGTGCGTACATATGAACGCGGAGTTGGGTTTACAAATGCATGCGGAACCGCGATGTCGGCATCAAGCCTTGTGACCAAATGGGAGAGGTCTTTGGAGGATGAAGTCCTTCTTAACGTGTACAATCCTGGGGGTATGGTGAAATGCCAAGTTCATGACATGCCAGAGAAAACATGGATCGATTTGATTGGAAATGCAACCTATGAGTATAAGCAAACCATAACTGTTGATCTTAAGCATAGGGAAGTCCAGTTTGGAAATAAAGAGATACATGAAGAAGAAGTGGCAGCCTATCATGCATTCGTCAATCATGTGAAGGAAATCGTTGGGGCAATCTAATAGTATACTAACAAAGTAAGGTGTGTGATAGCTTGTGCCATTGAATGAACGATTTCAATTTAAACCAGTGAGGTTGCTTATTTCAATCCTCCTGCTGGTATCATTAACCTATCTCTTTATTGATCTTGCCAGAGGGATTGATGGAGAGAGCGTGTACCGCTTTGATATGGGAATCATTCACGTCGTGCAAGGAAGCATTAATGATTTGAGCACAAAGCTTTTGGTTTTATTGACGAGCCTCGGATCAGTGAAGGGGAATACAGTTCTGGTCATCCTCTTTTCCATTTGGTTTATCTGGAAACGGAATTATTTGAGTACAGCCTTTCTCATCTATGTCACTCTATCCGGTGCCTTCGTTAACCGTTATTTAAAATGGACATTTCAACGCGAGCGTCCATCCTTAAATCCGCTTGTCGTCGAAAATGGGTTCAGCTTTCCAAGCGGGCACTCGATGTCCTCTTTTATTCTGTATGGTGCTTTGATGATTATTGCTACACGGATGACGAAGAAGTGGCAAATAAGAGTTCCAGTATATTTTGTCTGTTCCATGATGATCCTGCTTATGGGCTACAGTCGTATTTACCTGGGTGTCCATTATCCGAGCGATGTACTCGCCGGTTATGCAGCCGGCGGTGTCTGGCTGATTATTTCTGCCGTGGTATTTAAGTATGTGGATTATCTGGGAAGAAGGAAGAGGAAATAGTAAGGGCATTAAAGCCTCCTTGCCAACTCTCTTAAATGAGCTTGGCGAGGAGGCGTTTTTGTTTCGCTATTTTGTTCCGCTCACGCAAATGGCAGTGCAGGGTTTGAGCTCTTTATCATCCATTTTGATTGTATGGAAGCCAGCCTGTTTCAGGTAGGCTGATATTTCATCGGATAGCCTCATTGCTTCCTTGATGGTAGCTTCTTTTTGCCGGGGCTGAACAGTGATGGATATTGTTCCCTCATTTTTTAGAATAGAGTGCAGGTGTTGAATGGCCTGTTCTTTCTCTTCCCACATCGGGAAGCTATTGACACTGTATATGCGATCGTATTGATTTTCCGTTAGTACGTCAAAGGCAGTCCCTTTCCTGATTCGAAGTCGACCGCTTTCTATGGAATCCTCATTTTTCTCTTTAGCTAGTTCAACCATGGCCTCTGAAGGGTCGTAGCCATCGGCCGTACATTTCGGGAAGGAAGAAAGAAGCTTATTCAAGCCTTCGCCAGGACCGAATCCTATCTCAAGCACCATATCACCATTATTGATCCCTAGCTTATGGAAAGTCCAGTCGTATAAAGCGCCATTTTCATAAGCCATCACTTTCCCGGCCGCTTTTCCCACTAAACCCTTCGGTTCTTTAAATTGTTTTGAAATGAAATCCTTCATGTTTACATCACCTCTGTCATTTACTACCCGAAAGCTGAAGGTAGATAACTTTTTGGAGATAATTTTCTAAATAAATTGAAATAACTGAAAAATTGTAGTAAATTAAATAAACAATCCAATATTTTCTTATCTAGAGAGGTGGAGGGACTGGCCCGAGGAAACCTCAGCAACCTGGACCGAGTGTGTAGTCCAAGGTGCTAAATCCAGCAAGCATAGCTTGGAAGATGAGTGCCGTACTGAACAAGGGGCTTTCATTTTTGAAAGGCTCTTTCTTTATAATCGGTTATCCATCTGCATATCAAGGGAGGAGAAAATCATGAATTTACTAGAGAGGCTTAAGGGAGAAATCCTTGTGGGAGATGGAGCCAGCGGAACATTACTCTATTCCTTTGGGATAGATACATGCTATGAGGAATTAAATCTCACCAATCCGGAGCGAATCGTCGCCTTACATAAGGAATACATAGAAGCAGGAGCAGACCTTATACAGACGAATACATTTGGTGCTAATTATCATAAACTGAAGCGCTATGGCCTGGAAGGGGAAACTGCAAGGATTAATAGGGAGGGCGTCCGGCTCGCCAAGGAAGCGGCAAATGGTCAGGTCTATGTACTAGGCACGATTGGCGGCCTTCGGAGTGTCCGGAAGTCTGAGCTTAGCTTGGAGGAAATCGGGGTCTATTTCAAGGAGCAGCTTGATGCGCTGCTTCAAGAGAAGCCGGATGGACTGATTTTGGAAACCTATTATGACCTGGAGGAATTATTGAGCGTGCTGGCGATTGCGAGAAAGGAAACGGACTTGCCGATCGTCGCCAATATTTCCTTGCATGAGGTTGGTCTGCTCCAAAACGGTATGCAGGTTAAGGATGCCTTTGAGATGATTAAAGAAAACGGAGCAGACATCGTCGGCCTGAATTGCCGGATGGGTCCGTATCATATGATTCGATCCTTTGAGGAAGTGCCATTAAATAAAGAGACGTACCATTCAGCCTATCCGAATGCGAGTCTGCCTGATTTGGATAACGGGCGTTATGTCTATTCAACTAATGCTGATTATTTTGCGGATGCCGCGAAACAGCTGATTGAGCAGGGGGTTCGACTGATTGGAGGCTGCTGCGGGACAACGCCTGAACATATTCGAGCAATTAAGAGGGGGATACTCGGACTTGTGCCTCTGACGGAGAAGAAGGAGGTTATCAGCCGAAAAACTCATGTCTACACATATGAGTTTAAGTATCCCAAAAAGCAAACCATCCTAGGGAAAGTCAAGCAAGACCCGACGATTCTAGTTGAATTGGATCCGCCAAAAACGCTCGGGGTAGAGGAATTTATGAAGGGAAGCAAATACTTGCATGAAATGGGTGCTGACGCGATTACCCTTGCAGATAATTCCCTGGCCTCTCCGCGTATATCAAATGTGGCGATTGCCTCGATGCTAAAAGCAGAACATAAGAAAAATCCGCTTGTTCACTTAACGTGTCGTGACCATAACCTGATTGGTCTTCAATCCCATTTGATGGGGATGCACACATTGGGGCTGAATGAGGTCCTCGTAGTGACAGGCGATCCCTCTAAAATTGGAGACTTCCCGGGTGCGACGTCTGTCTATGATTTATCATCGATTGATTTGATTTCATTGATTAAGCAATTCAATGCAGGCATCTCCTATTCAGGGAAACCGCTTGGCGGTCAGACGAATTTTGAGGTTGCTGCAGCATTTAATCCTAATGTGAAGTATATAGACAAGGCCGTGGTGCGAATGGAGAAGAAAATTGGGGCTGGAGCAGACTATTTTCTGACACAGCCAGTCTTCTCGGTTGAAAAAATTCGTGAGGTCTATGAAGCAACCAAGCATATTCAAGCGCCAATTTTCATCGGGATTATGCCGTTGACGAGCTATCGCAATGCTTCTTTCTTGCATAATGAGGTTCCCGGAATCACTCTGCCAGAAAAGGTTTTACGGGCGATGGAGAGTGCCGGTACGAATACGGAAGCCTGCATGAGGGAAAGCCTTGCCATCTCTAAGGAGCTATTGGATGCGGCTGCGGAATATTTTAACGGACATTATATCATTACGCCTTTTATGAGGTATGAGCTAAGCGGGGAACTAGTTTCCTATGCCAGCAAGAAGAAATCTGTCATAAGCGGGGAAGTGTTTGAACGATGAATGCGCAAAAACTAAAATGTTTACTGAATGAGAGAATCGTTATCTTAGATGGGGCGATGGGAACGATGATCCAAGCGCTCAATCTTACAGAAGAGGATTTTGGCGGTGAGGACTTTGATGGGTGCAATGAGTACTTATCTATCACAAGACCAGATGCAATCAGGTCTATTCATGAGAAATACCTGCTTGCGGGCGCAGATATTATTGAGACGAACACGTTTGGAGCGACTCCCATTGTTCTTGATGAATACGGGTTAGGCCATCTTGCGTATGAGCTTAATGTGAAATCAGCCCAGCTTGCGAGAGAGGCAGTCGATAAATTGGGGGTGCAAGCGGGACCGCGCTTTGTCGCCGGTTCGATGGGACCGACAACCAAGACGCTGTCTGTCACAGGCGGTACGACGTTTGAAACTCTCGTCGATTCCTATGAAACACAAGTCAAGGGCTTGATTGACGGAGGGGCTGATATTCTCCTCCTTGAGACAAGCCAGGATATGCTAAATGTCAAGGCTGCCTATATCGGGATGCAAAATGCGTTTACGGATAAAGGTGTTGAGCTTCCTCTTATCCTATCAGGTACGATTGAACCGATGGGTACAACACTTGCGGGCCAGAGCATTGAGTCCTTTTACATATCTGCCGCACATATGAATCCAGTGGCGATTGGCCTGAACTGCGCTACCGGCCCTGAATTCATGGCAGAGCATTTACGCAGCCTATCTGAGCTGACTCCGAGTGCTGTCAGCTGTTATCCAAACGCCGGTCTCCCAGATGAAAACGGCCAATATAATGAAACGCCGCAATCCTTATCAAAGAAAATTAAACAATTTGCGGAAAAAGGATGGATCAACATTGTTGGAGGCTGCTGCGGGACTACGCCAGATCATATTCAGGCAATCGCTGAAGCGGTGAAAGGGATTGAGCCGCGCAAGGCGCCTGAGCCGCAGGTGAAACATATGCTTTCAGGCATTGAAGCGCTAACCTATGATGACTCCATGCGTCCTTTATTTGTCGGTGAACGGACAAATGTCATCGGATCGCGCAAATTCAAACGGCTTATAAAGAATCGAGCATTTGAAGAGGCGGCAGAAATCGCCCGTGCACAGGTGAAAAAGGGTGCTCATGTCATCGATGTGTGTCTCGCTGACCCGGATAGTGATGAGGTTAGTGATATGGAGCAATTCATGAAGGTTGTCACTAACAAAGTGAAGGTGCCCTTTGTCATTGACTCGACAGATGAAGAAGTGATTGAACGAGCCCTCCGCTATTCCCAAGGGAAGGCCATCATCAATTCAATTAATCTCGAGGATGGGGAAGAACGGTTTGAGAAAATCATCCCGCTTGCTAAACGGTACGGTGCGGCGCTGGTCGTCGGAACAATTGATGAGAAGGGAATGGGGGTCACGGCAAGTCGTAAGCTGGAAATTGCCCGTCGTTCCTATGAATTATTAACGAAGAAATATGGGATTCAGCCAGAGGATATCATTTTTGACTCGCTTGTATTCCCGGTCGGCACAGGAGATGAGCAATACCGCAACGGAGCCGCTGAAACAGTCAAAGGGCTTGCGGCAATCAAGGAAGAGTTCCCAGGCACGCTAACGATACTCGGAATCAGCAATGTCTCCTTTGGACTGCCCTCTGAAGGAAGGGAAGTGCTGAACGCAGTCTATCTGTATCACTGCACAAAGGCAGGCCTTGATTATGCCATTGTTAATACAGAAAACCTGCAGAGATTTGCCCTCATTCCAGAGGAGGAAATCAAATTGTCGGAAGGATTATTATTCCGTAATTCTGATGAGACCCTCTCGAAATTTGTGGAATTTTACCGCACAAAGAAACCGGTGCAAAAGGAGCAAAAAGAGAAGCTTCCCTTATTGGAGCGACT
This DNA window, taken from Pradoshia eiseniae, encodes the following:
- the dapF gene encoding diaminopimelate epimerase, whose translation is MEIRAIKVHGSSNDFYLIDEMSRELAITEEERSALSLAVCKRTGEDGADGILFVQASNTADAKMRVFNADGTEASMCGNGLRCVGRYVSEKLGKDELIIETMKADLAVKREPEIYQDIPTFRVEISPVLKSTKALPMNTEKDEIIQERLPFLDDELIFTTLSVPNPHLVSIVSQEVLASDKQEKIAKYVNGENEWFPDGVNVSFINVMSDKDIFVRTYERGVGFTNACGTAMSASSLVTKWERSLEDEVLLNVYNPGGMVKCQVHDMPEKTWIDLIGNATYEYKQTITVDLKHREVQFGNKEIHEEEVAAYHAFVNHVKEIVGAI
- a CDS encoding phosphatase PAP2 family protein, which translates into the protein MPLNERFQFKPVRLLISILLLVSLTYLFIDLARGIDGESVYRFDMGIIHVVQGSINDLSTKLLVLLTSLGSVKGNTVLVILFSIWFIWKRNYLSTAFLIYVTLSGAFVNRYLKWTFQRERPSLNPLVVENGFSFPSGHSMSSFILYGALMIIATRMTKKWQIRVPVYFVCSMMILLMGYSRIYLGVHYPSDVLAGYAAGGVWLIISAVVFKYVDYLGRRKRK
- a CDS encoding class I SAM-dependent methyltransferase gives rise to the protein MKDFISKQFKEPKGLVGKAAGKVMAYENGALYDWTFHKLGINNGDMVLEIGFGPGEGLNKLLSSFPKCTADGYDPSEAMVELAKEKNEDSIESGRLRIRKGTAFDVLTENQYDRIYSVNSFPMWEEKEQAIQHLHSILKNEGTISITVQPRQKEATIKEAMRLSDEISAYLKQAGFHTIKMDDKELKPCTAICVSGTK
- a CDS encoding bifunctional homocysteine S-methyltransferase/methylenetetrahydrofolate reductase is translated as MNLLERLKGEILVGDGASGTLLYSFGIDTCYEELNLTNPERIVALHKEYIEAGADLIQTNTFGANYHKLKRYGLEGETARINREGVRLAKEAANGQVYVLGTIGGLRSVRKSELSLEEIGVYFKEQLDALLQEKPDGLILETYYDLEELLSVLAIARKETDLPIVANISLHEVGLLQNGMQVKDAFEMIKENGADIVGLNCRMGPYHMIRSFEEVPLNKETYHSAYPNASLPDLDNGRYVYSTNADYFADAAKQLIEQGVRLIGGCCGTTPEHIRAIKRGILGLVPLTEKKEVISRKTHVYTYEFKYPKKQTILGKVKQDPTILVELDPPKTLGVEEFMKGSKYLHEMGADAITLADNSLASPRISNVAIASMLKAEHKKNPLVHLTCRDHNLIGLQSHLMGMHTLGLNEVLVVTGDPSKIGDFPGATSVYDLSSIDLISLIKQFNAGISYSGKPLGGQTNFEVAAAFNPNVKYIDKAVVRMEKKIGAGADYFLTQPVFSVEKIREVYEATKHIQAPIFIGIMPLTSYRNASFLHNEVPGITLPEKVLRAMESAGTNTEACMRESLAISKELLDAAAEYFNGHYIITPFMRYELSGELVSYASKKKSVISGEVFER
- the metH gene encoding methionine synthase, with translation MNAQKLKCLLNERIVILDGAMGTMIQALNLTEEDFGGEDFDGCNEYLSITRPDAIRSIHEKYLLAGADIIETNTFGATPIVLDEYGLGHLAYELNVKSAQLAREAVDKLGVQAGPRFVAGSMGPTTKTLSVTGGTTFETLVDSYETQVKGLIDGGADILLLETSQDMLNVKAAYIGMQNAFTDKGVELPLILSGTIEPMGTTLAGQSIESFYISAAHMNPVAIGLNCATGPEFMAEHLRSLSELTPSAVSCYPNAGLPDENGQYNETPQSLSKKIKQFAEKGWINIVGGCCGTTPDHIQAIAEAVKGIEPRKAPEPQVKHMLSGIEALTYDDSMRPLFVGERTNVIGSRKFKRLIKNRAFEEAAEIARAQVKKGAHVIDVCLADPDSDEVSDMEQFMKVVTNKVKVPFVIDSTDEEVIERALRYSQGKAIINSINLEDGEERFEKIIPLAKRYGAALVVGTIDEKGMGVTASRKLEIARRSYELLTKKYGIQPEDIIFDSLVFPVGTGDEQYRNGAAETVKGLAAIKEEFPGTLTILGISNVSFGLPSEGREVLNAVYLYHCTKAGLDYAIVNTENLQRFALIPEEEIKLSEGLLFRNSDETLSKFVEFYRTKKPVQKEQKEKLPLLERLPEYIIEGTKEGLKEDIEEALSEGMAPLDIINGPLMSGMATVGELFNDNQLIVAEVLQSAEAMKAAVSQLEPLMTSSGDKSVKGKMVLATVKGDVHDIGKNLVDIILSNNGYEVVDLGIKVTPQTLIETVRKENPTIIGLSGLLVKSAQQMVITAQDLKEAGIDTPIIVGGAALTRKFTGNKIAPEYDGPVVYAKDAMNGLDLVNQLHDKDKQTDFLPSRKEDAAADKVTASTKTEVNEDGEIPHKTVGDEQNPPLPEDLDRHILRDYPLKQVYPYINKQMLFGHHFGLKGNIEKLIAEEDPKVMNLLNIVNEIVEQDLIKLNATYRFYPAASEGNTLKIYSDESRTEVIESFTFPRQRKNPYLCLADYVANEEAESRNHVGFMIVTSGKGVKEIADQWKRDGEYLKSHIIQALALEAAEGFAERLHHMMRDAWGIHDSVDMTMKERFSAKYIGQRYSFGYPACPNLEDQEKLFGLLKPEDIGIHLTEGFMMEPEASVSALVFSHPDARYFNVESRG